Genomic segment of Candidatus Magasanikbacteria bacterium RIFOXYB2_FULL_38_10:
ATCCCTTGGCAAAATATTCTTTGGGCAGACCGATGGTTAGGTTTTTTAAAACTTTTTCTTTTGAATCTTTAAAATTTTTAGATGTGGCATCCTTTTCATCCCGGCCTTTTAAAATTTCAAATAAAACTTTGGCATCTTCTACATTATTGGTTAAAGGCCCAATTTGATCCAATGACGAAGCCATAGCCATAAGACCGTAGCGTGAGACGGCTCCATAAGTTGGTTTTAAACCAACCAGATTGCAAAAAGCTGCGGGCTGACGAATTGAGCCTGCGGTATCGGAACCAAGGGCGGCCGCGCACATGCCGGCGGCCACTGCAGCGGCCGAACCTCCGGAAGAACCTCCTGGAACCCTTTCTAAATCATAAGGGTTCCTGGTTATTCCATAAGCGCTATTTTCCGTAGAAGATCCCATAGCAAATTCATCCATATTGGTGCGCCCAATTATAATAGCCCCGGCATCTTTTATTTTTTTAACAGCCGTGGCGGTATAAGGAGAAACAAAATTCTCTAAAATTTTAGAGCCGGACGAAGCAAGGTGCCCCTCGTAAAGCAAATTATCTTTAAGAGCCATGGTAATCCCATCTAAAGCTCTCATGCTTTCCCCTTTTTTAATTTTTTCGTCAACTTTTTTGGCTTCTGCCAAAGCCTCTTTTTCAAATACTTCTAAAAAAGCATGAATTCGACCGTCCTGTTTAGTAATATTATCCAAATAACCTTCAACCAACTTTTGGCAAGTTATTTTTTTATTAAGCAAATTTTGTCGTGTCTGTTTAATGTTTAATTTTTTCATATAAAATTATTCAAATACT
This window contains:
- the gatA gene encoding aspartyl/glutamyl-tRNA amidotransferase subunit A (allows the formation of correctly charged Asn-tRNA(Asn) or Gln-tRNA(Gln) through the transamidation of misacylated Asp-tRNA(Asn) or Glu-tRNA(Gln) in organisms which lack either or both of asparaginyl-tRNA or glutaminyl-tRNA synthetases; reaction takes place in the presence of glutamine and ATP through an activated phospho-Asp-tRNA(Asn) or phospho-Glu-tRNA); this encodes MKKLNIKQTRQNLLNKKITCQKLVEGYLDNITKQDGRIHAFLEVFEKEALAEAKKVDEKIKKGESMRALDGITMALKDNLLYEGHLASSGSKILENFVSPYTATAVKKIKDAGAIIIGRTNMDEFAMGSSTENSAYGITRNPYDLERVPGGSSGGSAAAVAAGMCAAALGSDTAGSIRQPAAFCNLVGLKPTYGAVSRYGLMAMASSLDQIGPLTNNVEDAKVLFEILKGRDEKDATSKNFKDSKEKVLKNLTIGLPKEYFAKGLDAKVENNILKKVELLKAEGAKIKEVTLPNSEYALASYYLIMPAEVSSNLARFDGIKYGLSIRNKGEDLKGVYKKSRATGFGAEAKRRIMLGAFALSSGYYDAYYKKAKQVQNLVREDFEKVFKEVDCLITPTAPSTAFKIGEKSNDPLQMYLSDIYTAPVNLAGLPALSVPNGLVDKLPVGLQIIGPHFSENFLLSIGERIEKINN